One part of the Ochrobactrum quorumnocens genome encodes these proteins:
- a CDS encoding hydantoinase B/oxoprolinase family protein yields MKLNPVTLAILGNKLAAISEEMCLTLQRTGRTLYVKETADFACALAGLDGRFFAYPRSIGVSGFVGLECGPTIEAVGALEPGDVILTNDPYRSEGLATHLPDLHMIEPYFHEGRVVAYGWCFVHCSDVGGRVPSSISPMNTEIFQEGLRIPPVKLMKRGEMSPEVCLFLEANSRTPEANMGDIRAMLAALAAGRRRVEQAIAQHGADEVSVASTDLVSYAAEKARSVLRKVPSGSYTFSDYLDDDAAGNLPVRIALTVTFEDGEVHLDFTGTDPQVATAMNIPSRGRPHAWLTLRVLALVNTLDPTAPLNVGLLDTVRITAPEGSLVNPQEPAATGVRHAAAIRVNDVLNGAFGKALPDVMPAASSGTVIPVVMAEPDGKGGRRVQVIEPMIGGTGARFGRDGVDGRDSGISNLANNPVETVEAELGVEILHYSLRPDSGGPGQWRGGCGMELTFRALTDDTNVLGRGMERLLFRPWGSYGGQAGLPGALIVNRGRLDERKLGKIDVLNVNAGDTVTFLTPGAGGWGNPLERDPDAVLRDVLDGFITPDAAHADYGVVIHDGMITNDATAARRLTLSENKAADGFGPERKHWDEVFEPALMDSLNRALVQLPGSVRQRQRKAVFDAVLPTLPEGFPKTRAEAENAHTARIAFRTAVEKLVAISNSENA; encoded by the coding sequence ATGAAACTCAACCCAGTCACGCTTGCCATTCTCGGCAACAAGCTTGCAGCTATCAGCGAAGAAATGTGCCTGACGCTGCAGCGCACGGGCCGCACACTTTATGTCAAGGAAACTGCTGATTTTGCTTGTGCGCTTGCCGGGCTGGACGGACGCTTTTTCGCCTATCCACGTTCTATTGGTGTTTCAGGATTTGTGGGCCTTGAATGCGGGCCAACGATTGAAGCAGTGGGGGCGCTTGAACCTGGCGACGTCATCCTGACCAACGATCCCTATCGTTCAGAAGGTCTCGCCACACATCTGCCCGACCTTCATATGATCGAGCCCTATTTCCATGAGGGTCGCGTAGTTGCTTATGGCTGGTGTTTCGTACACTGCTCGGATGTCGGCGGACGTGTGCCATCCAGCATCTCCCCAATGAATACCGAAATCTTTCAGGAAGGTTTGCGTATTCCGCCAGTCAAACTGATGAAGCGCGGAGAAATGTCTCCTGAAGTATGCCTGTTTCTGGAGGCAAACAGCCGTACACCTGAAGCCAATATGGGCGATATTCGCGCCATGCTGGCAGCTCTTGCGGCCGGTCGTCGTCGCGTCGAACAGGCGATTGCCCAGCACGGAGCAGATGAGGTTTCGGTAGCCAGTACTGATCTTGTTTCATATGCAGCCGAAAAGGCGCGATCCGTTCTGCGAAAGGTTCCCTCTGGCTCCTATACGTTTTCAGATTATCTTGATGATGACGCAGCCGGTAATCTGCCTGTTCGCATCGCCCTGACCGTGACATTCGAAGACGGAGAAGTGCATCTGGATTTCACCGGAACTGATCCGCAAGTGGCCACCGCCATGAACATTCCTTCGCGCGGACGTCCCCATGCATGGCTGACACTCCGGGTGCTCGCATTGGTCAACACACTTGACCCAACTGCACCCCTAAATGTTGGCCTTCTCGATACGGTTCGGATAACCGCACCTGAGGGAAGTCTGGTCAATCCGCAGGAACCTGCCGCAACGGGTGTCCGTCATGCCGCCGCCATTCGCGTGAACGACGTGTTGAATGGTGCCTTCGGAAAAGCTTTGCCAGATGTCATGCCTGCTGCATCATCCGGCACGGTCATACCCGTTGTGATGGCGGAACCAGATGGCAAAGGCGGCCGACGTGTACAGGTCATCGAACCGATGATCGGCGGCACGGGCGCACGTTTTGGTCGCGATGGCGTTGATGGTCGAGACAGCGGCATCTCCAATCTCGCCAACAACCCCGTCGAAACGGTCGAAGCCGAGTTGGGCGTTGAAATCCTGCATTACAGTCTACGTCCCGATTCCGGTGGTCCCGGCCAGTGGCGCGGCGGGTGCGGCATGGAACTGACCTTTCGCGCATTGACCGATGACACCAACGTGCTCGGTCGAGGCATGGAGCGTCTGCTGTTCCGCCCATGGGGTTCCTACGGTGGCCAAGCAGGTCTGCCCGGCGCGTTGATAGTCAATCGCGGACGCCTTGATGAACGCAAGCTTGGTAAAATTGACGTACTCAACGTCAACGCAGGCGATACGGTGACCTTTCTGACCCCCGGCGCAGGTGGGTGGGGAAATCCACTTGAACGAGATCCTGACGCGGTGCTGCGTGACGTTCTGGATGGCTTCATTACACCCGACGCCGCTCATGCCGATTATGGCGTGGTAATACATGATGGCATGATCACTAATGACGCCACCGCCGCCCGTCGTCTAACGCTGTCAGAAAACAAGGCCGCTGATGGATTTGGTCCTGAGCGAAAGCACTGGGACGAAGTGTTTGAACCGGCTTTGATGGACAGCCTGAACCGTGCACTTGTGCAGCTTCCTGGATCGGTACGGCAGCGCCAGCGCAAAGCTGTATTCGACGCCGTTTTGCCTACCCTTCCCGAAGGTTTTCCAAAAACGAGGGCCGAAGCCGAGAACGCACATACAGCGCGTATAGCATTCCGGACAGCTGTCGAAAAACTCGTCGCAATTTCCAATTCCGAAAACGCCTGA
- a CDS encoding extracellular solute-binding protein has translation MTLITRRNLLGSGAMLGLGLTVGGFPRIANAQAAKEITVTAFGGIWEEAVRKCFVAPFEAKTGAKANVSLGGPPQWLAQVEASPTKPPVDVLIMTPDLALSATKSGLVDDFTVEKLPNLAKIPQQLTDSVEGKGTLFDYGVAGITYNKDRVKNPPKSFAEFVDRVAAGEFVASIPSISYAVTPIMLIWAMAKAFGGGADNVDPFFKAVERMKDNLIYWAGPNDFFNHLSSGEADIGIYFDGRTWNHYDAGATWIDFINPEEGGSLNGLAVQKAKNANPLAWNYINEVLDAANQTQFAEIMNYGVTNEDVVYSEKLKPRITPWQKTAFPPYEQIAQVRNQWVDRWNREIGQ, from the coding sequence ATGACACTAATTACCAGACGAAATCTCCTCGGCTCGGGCGCGATGCTTGGTCTTGGTCTTACCGTAGGCGGGTTCCCACGCATCGCCAATGCGCAGGCCGCAAAAGAAATCACCGTGACGGCCTTTGGTGGCATATGGGAAGAAGCGGTTCGCAAATGCTTTGTTGCACCATTTGAAGCCAAGACCGGTGCAAAGGCCAATGTCTCGCTCGGTGGCCCGCCTCAATGGCTGGCGCAAGTCGAAGCGTCACCCACCAAGCCGCCAGTCGATGTGCTCATTATGACGCCAGACCTTGCTTTGTCCGCAACCAAATCAGGTCTGGTTGACGACTTTACAGTCGAAAAGCTGCCGAACCTCGCAAAAATCCCGCAGCAACTGACGGATTCAGTTGAAGGCAAAGGTACGCTGTTCGACTATGGTGTTGCGGGTATAACCTACAATAAAGACCGGGTGAAAAACCCTCCAAAGTCTTTCGCCGAGTTTGTCGACAGAGTTGCCGCTGGTGAGTTCGTCGCCTCGATCCCCTCCATCAGTTACGCCGTCACACCAATCATGCTGATCTGGGCCATGGCCAAGGCATTTGGCGGCGGTGCCGACAACGTCGATCCGTTCTTCAAGGCAGTTGAACGAATGAAGGATAATCTCATCTATTGGGCCGGACCGAATGATTTTTTCAATCATCTTTCTTCTGGCGAAGCCGATATCGGCATTTATTTCGATGGTCGCACTTGGAACCATTACGATGCCGGCGCAACCTGGATCGACTTCATCAACCCGGAAGAAGGCGGTTCACTCAATGGTTTGGCAGTCCAGAAGGCAAAAAATGCCAATCCGCTCGCCTGGAACTATATTAACGAAGTGCTCGACGCAGCCAACCAGACACAATTTGCCGAGATTATGAACTACGGCGTCACCAATGAGGACGTGGTTTACAGCGAAAAGCTCAAGCCGCGCATCACGCCGTGGCAGAAAACGGCCTTCCCGCCATATGAGCAAATTGCTCAAGTCCG